In a genomic window of bacterium:
- a CDS encoding radical SAM protein encodes MIRATRLLTGSFLAILPSKISVWNLTRKCNLSCKHCYIDAGENKGDELSKEEAFYVIDELASLDFKVLLFSGGEPLLYNYLFELNTYAKNKGIKTCLSSNGSLITEEIAIKIKDGGFEYVGISIDGIKETHDRFRGISGSFDKALQGLRILKKQGVKRGIRFTLTKENIDELPNVIGFAENEGIERFCLYHLIYTGRGKEGMDVGKEERIKAIEYLIKRIEKGIKMEILTVANPCDGIYLLKKKPEIKIDNGCQAGERIINISPEGNIYPCQFFKKSLGNIREKSLKEILKNPFLGKLKNRENLKGRCGKCVYKETCGGCRVRAYATTSDYFGEDLSCYV; translated from the coding sequence ATGATTAGAGCTACTAGGCTTCTTACCGGCTCTTTTCTAGCAATCCTTCCCTCAAAAATATCAGTTTGGAACCTAACCAGAAAATGCAATCTTTCTTGCAAGCATTGCTATATTGATGCAGGGGAAAATAAAGGGGATGAATTAAGCAAGGAGGAAGCTTTTTATGTTATAGATGAATTAGCATCTTTGGATTTTAAGGTCTTGCTTTTCTCAGGTGGAGAACCTTTGCTTTATAATTACCTATTTGAGCTTAATACCTATGCAAAAAACAAAGGGATAAAAACCTGCCTTTCCTCAAATGGCTCTCTAATTACCGAGGAGATTGCCATTAAAATAAAAGATGGAGGCTTTGAATATGTTGGAATAAGTATTGATGGAATAAAAGAAACACACGATAGATTTAGGGGAATTTCTGGTTCATTTGATAAAGCCTTGCAGGGACTGCGAATTTTAAAGAAGCAGGGTGTAAAGAGGGGAATAAGATTTACCTTGACTAAAGAAAATATAGATGAGCTACCAAATGTAATTGGGTTTGCAGAAAATGAGGGAATAGAACGATTCTGCCTCTATCACCTGATTTATACGGGAAGGGGAAAAGAAGGGATGGATGTGGGAAAAGAAGAGAGAATTAAGGCAATAGAATACCTTATCAAAAGAATAGAAAAGGGGATTAAAATGGAGATATTAACCGTTGCCAACCCTTGTGATGGAATATATCTTTTGAAAAAGAAGCCAGAAATAAAGATAGACAATGGTTGCCAGGCAGGAGAAAGGATTATAAATATTTCTCCCGAGGGAAATATCTATCCCTGCCAATTTTTTAAAAAATCATTGGGAAATATTAGGGAGAAATCCCTTAAGGAGATTTTAAAAAATCCATTTTTGGGAAAGCTTAAAAATAGGGAAAATCTTAAAGGCAGGTGCGGAAAATGTGTCTATAAGGAGACCTGTGGTGGCTGTAGGGTAAGGGCTTATGCAACAACATCTGATTACTTTGGAGAAGACTTAAGCTGTTATGTTTAA
- a CDS encoding ASKHA domain-containing protein has translation MFKITFEPSKRGIEIDEKETILSAITKSSLFIPAGCGGLGTCGKCRVILEEGSVFPEAKKGDFILACQVKPKSELKIRIPEFSPILDKNVLKNGFLFQDPTLIQKFNLSPLIEKRYIELAPPTKDDNIDDVGRIKKGLGLDYEISFDCLKTISKELRKDNFKITATMRDKEIIRIEGGDREKSHYALSFDIGTTSVYGRLLDLRNKSVLAEASDYNKQIIYGDDVITRIIYSQKNDGLYALQSKVVETMEGIINELLYETKIEKDEISYIVCAGNTTMTHLLLGIDPKYIREEPYVPAFASSIPIEAESIGLKFSSSALLYTIPLVSSYIGGDITGGIVACGIAKSPLLTLYVDLGTNGEIVLGNSDFLLSASTSAGPAFEGGGIKCGMRAQRGAIDEIVIDRMGEPEITTIGGIKPRGICGAGIIEILAQMLFSGIINQKGKFSPKIENKRIREKEYVIANAFETLNNEELVITEADIDNIMRAKAAIFAGISVLLKTAGMKPNNIERVIIAGNLGSHIIPEKAIQIGLFPEIPLDRFHFFGNGSLIGATLMAFSKEIMEEIEKTANSITNIELSNSSDFMNEYIASLFIPHTEREKFPKTWEKIKELVFTSLR, from the coding sequence ATGTTTAAAATTACCTTTGAGCCATCAAAAAGGGGGATAGAGATAGATGAGAAAGAGACAATTCTTTCCGCAATAACAAAATCATCTTTATTTATCCCAGCAGGGTGTGGTGGTCTTGGAACCTGTGGAAAATGTAGGGTTATCCTTGAGGAAGGAAGTGTTTTTCCCGAAGCAAAAAAAGGTGATTTTATCCTTGCCTGCCAGGTAAAACCAAAATCAGAGCTTAAAATAAGAATTCCAGAGTTTTCTCCTATATTAGACAAAAATGTTTTAAAAAATGGCTTTTTATTTCAAGATCCAACCCTTATCCAGAAATTCAATCTTTCTCCTTTAATTGAAAAGAGATACATTGAGCTTGCTCCTCCCACAAAGGATGACAATATTGATGATGTAGGAAGGATAAAGAAAGGCCTTGGCTTAGATTATGAAATTTCATTTGATTGCTTAAAAACCATTTCAAAAGAATTGAGGAAGGATAATTTTAAAATAACAGCAACTATGAGGGATAAAGAGATAATTAGAATAGAGGGAGGGGATAGAGAAAAAAGCCATTATGCCTTATCTTTTGACATTGGAACAACCTCTGTCTATGGAAGGCTTCTTGATTTAAGGAATAAAAGTGTTCTTGCCGAAGCTTCAGATTATAACAAACAAATTATCTACGGCGATGATGTTATCACAAGGATTATTTATTCACAAAAGAATGATGGGCTTTACGCTCTCCAAAGCAAGGTTGTTGAAACAATGGAAGGAATAATCAATGAGCTTCTTTATGAGACAAAAATAGAGAAAGATGAGATTTCTTACATTGTCTGTGCTGGAAATACAACAATGACACATTTATTGCTTGGCATAGACCCAAAGTACATAAGGGAAGAGCCTTATGTTCCAGCATTTGCAAGCTCTATTCCAATTGAGGCAGAATCTATTGGCCTTAAATTTAGCTCTTCAGCCCTTCTTTATACCATTCCCCTTGTTTCTTCATACATTGGAGGTGATATAACCGGAGGCATTGTTGCCTGCGGTATTGCAAAATCCCCTCTTCTTACCCTCTATGTTGATTTAGGAACAAATGGCGAGATTGTTTTGGGAAATTCTGATTTTCTCCTTTCAGCTTCCACATCAGCAGGTCCTGCCTTTGAGGGAGGAGGAATTAAATGTGGAATGAGGGCACAAAGGGGAGCAATTGATGAGATTGTAATAGATAGAATGGGAGAGCCTGAAATTACTACCATTGGAGGGATAAAGCCAAGGGGAATATGTGGGGCAGGCATTATTGAGATATTAGCCCAGATGCTTTTTTCTGGAATAATAAACCAAAAGGGTAAGTTTTCGCCAAAAATAGAAAATAAAAGGATAAGGGAGAAGGAATATGTTATTGCCAATGCTTTTGAAACATTAAACAATGAGGAGCTTGTAATCACAGAGGCTGATATTGATAACATAATGAGGGCAAAGGCGGCAATATTTGCGGGAATATCTGTTCTTCTTAAAACAGCAGGGATGAAGCCAAATAATATTGAAAGGGTGATCATTGCAGGAAATCTTGGCTCTCACATTATTCCAGAAAAAGCAATTCAAATTGGCTTATTTCCCGAGATACCTTTGGATAGATTCCATTTCTTTGGAAATGGCTCTTTAATTGGAGCAACCCTTATGGCTTTTTCAAAAGAGATAATGGAGGAGATAGAGAAAACGGCAAATTCCATTACCAATATAGAGCTTTCCAATTCTTCTGATTTTATGAATGAATACATTGCCTCTCTGTTTATTCCACATACAGAGAGAGAGAAATTCCCGAAGACCTGGGAGAAAATAAAGGAATTGGTATTTACTTCCCTTCGGTAA
- a CDS encoding aspartate-semialdehyde dehydrogenase encodes MKVAVVGATGAVGMEMVKVLEKRAFPLDSLVLLASERSAGKTIEFKKDKIEVRKLERDSFEGIDIALFSAGSKISKEFAHYAVSSGCIVIDNSSAFRMEPDVPLVIPEINPEDLASHKGIIANPNCTTIILSLPVWPIHKKYGVARIVSCSYQAASGAGYSAMLELKEETMAILTNKPYERRVFPFQYAFNLFPHNSPMQDDGYCEEENKVIQETRKIFHDSSFNITITCVRVPILRAHSLAINIELSKEANIDDIYKILENASGVEILEEREKNRWPMPVDASEKFPVFVGRIRKDRTIKNGIWLWVVGDQLLKGAALNAIQIAEKL; translated from the coding sequence ATGAAGGTAGCTGTGGTTGGAGCAACGGGCGCGGTTGGGATGGAAATGGTAAAGGTTCTTGAAAAAAGGGCGTTTCCATTAGATTCCCTTGTTTTATTGGCATCAGAAAGGTCTGCTGGGAAAACAATAGAATTCAAAAAAGATAAAATTGAGGTTAGAAAATTAGAAAGGGATTCCTTTGAAGGAATAGATATTGCCCTTTTTTCTGCAGGCTCTAAAATTTCCAAAGAATTTGCTCATTATGCTGTCTCCTCTGGCTGCATTGTGATTGATAATTCATCGGCATTTAGGATGGAACCCGATGTTCCTTTGGTTATTCCTGAGATAAATCCAGAGGATCTAGCATCGCACAAAGGGATAATTGCTAACCCAAATTGCACAACCATTATTTTAAGCCTTCCTGTATGGCCAATACATAAGAAATATGGGGTAGCGAGGATTGTTTCTTGCTCATACCAGGCTGCATCTGGTGCAGGATATTCTGCAATGTTAGAGCTTAAGGAGGAGACAATGGCAATCCTTACAAATAAGCCTTATGAGAGGAGGGTATTTCCATTTCAATATGCATTCAATCTATTTCCCCACAACAGCCCAATGCAAGATGATGGCTATTGCGAGGAGGAGAATAAGGTAATTCAGGAGACAAGAAAGATTTTTCATGATTCAAGCTTTAATATAACCATAACCTGTGTTAGGGTTCCCATTTTAAGGGCACATTCTTTAGCAATAAACATTGAGCTTTCCAAAGAGGCAAATATTGATGACATTTATAAAATCCTTGAGAATGCTTCCGGAGTTGAGATATTGGAGGAGAGGGAAAAAAATAGATGGCCAATGCCCGTAGATGCATCAGAGAAATTTCCTGTATTTGTAGGAAGAATAAGAAAGGACAGGACAATTAAAAATGGAATATGGCTATGGGTTGTAGGAGACCAACTTCTTAAGGGTGCAGCCTTAAACGCTATCCAGATAGCAGAGAAATTGTAA
- the tsaE gene encoding tRNA (adenosine(37)-N6)-threonylcarbamoyltransferase complex ATPase subunit type 1 TsaE yields MSILEKFEVITHSSSQTMDLGERLSLLLATGDVISLIGKLGSGKTTFIQGIARGLSIKEPVNSPSFFLLNIYKGKMPLYHFDLYRIAENEDIGFDDFLFSNGISVIEWGEKAVSFLPEEYLKISISHVEEHPTSTRRPEHQIDTNRRKILFLPKGKHYIELVKNIRG; encoded by the coding sequence ATGAGCATTTTAGAGAAATTTGAGGTAATTACCCATTCTTCCTCACAAACAATGGATTTAGGAGAAAGGCTTTCTCTTCTTCTTGCCACGGGGGATGTAATCTCTTTAATTGGTAAGCTTGGTTCTGGAAAGACAACATTTATCCAGGGGATAGCAAGGGGGCTTTCTATAAAGGAACCTGTTAATTCTCCAAGCTTTTTTTTGCTAAACATTTATAAAGGGAAAATGCCCCTTTACCATTTTGACCTCTATAGGATAGCCGAAAATGAGGATATTGGCTTTGATGATTTTTTGTTTTCTAATGGTATCTCTGTAATTGAATGGGGAGAAAAGGCAGTTTCTTTTCTTCCCGAGGAATACCTTAAGATAAGTATAAGCCATGTAGAAGAGCATCCTACTAGCACCAGAAGACCAGAGCACCAGATAGATACAAATAGGCGTAAAATATTATTCCTTCCCAAGGGCAAACATTATATTGAGCTTGTGAAAAACATAAGGGGATGA